CCTTGCCGTACCTGCGGCGACGCCGCGCCCGGTGGAGGCTCGAGCGTTCACAGCGGAGAAGGTCGCCGCGTTCTACTCGGCGCTGCGCGACTACACGTTTTCTCCCGGGCACGGGGAAGACGCCCCCGAGGGCGCGCCGCGCGTGACGGTGGACCTGCAACCCATCCGGGATGTGTTCGTCATCCGGGCGAAGTGCGGAATGCACGGCACGGAGATCGAGCGGCTGGCGCGAGGTGAGGGGACGATCCGCGTGATCCAGAACGAGGGCGAGATCGCCGGCACGCTGGTATTCCCCCACAAGCGGGGCGGGGAGCACGTCGTCAGCGTGGACGCGCAAGCGCTCGCGGCTGCTCAACGGTTGCAGGCTGCGGGCAGGGCGCCCGATCGGGTGGCCACGTCGCGCGCCGTCGCTCGCGTCATCGAGCGGAACCCGGATCTGCGCGGGTTCGCGTTGGAGAAGATGCGGCACACCTTCATTACGTTGGGGGCCGCAGGGCGCGTCGTTACCGCGCGGGCGGGGGGTGTTCCCGTGGAGCTGCTTAGCCAGGTGGCCGGCCACACGAGCACGGCGACAACGCGCCGCCACTACCTGGGGGCCCACGTCCCGCCGATGGTCGTCTTGCCGCTGCAACTCGTCAACGAGGACGACCCGAAGATCCCGGCGAAGAAGGGAGGCGCGAAGTGAGCAAGCCAGCGCCACCGAAGGAATGGGATCCCTACGAGACTCCCGCGCGGTGGTCCAAGCTGGGAGAAGAGCGAGTCGCGACGATGGCTCGGCTCGCGGAGGAGGGAAATACCGACGCAGGGAGGCAACTCGTTGATCTGGCCGCGCGTTGTATTCGGGACGGTCGGCCTCTACCAGAAGGGCTCAGGAGTTGGATTGCGGCCCGGCTCGCTGCCGTGGTGAATGAGCCGACACGCGCGGGCGAAATGCTCCGTGTAGATCGAGGACAGCGCCCCGGGCGCGAGCCGGCGCATCCCAACGACATGAACAAGCGGCTCGAGTTGGAGGCCATGCAGGACCGGGCAGCTTGGGCAGTTTTTCAGGAACTCCATAGCGAGGCACCGACCAAGCGCGAGCGAAAGGCCGTGCTCAAAGACGTTAGCGAGTGGCTCCGTACTGAGGGGTGGCTGAACCCGAGAAACGGGAAGCCCTACGCACCCAGCACCGTGGGCAAGTGGTACGGGGAGCGCCTAGCGAAGA
This is a stretch of genomic DNA from Hyalangium gracile. It encodes these proteins:
- a CDS encoding site-specific integrase is translated as MSAALPAPDAPKYESQKRGRPWPGGFVRLARGREVFVIERRIGNGARKKIALDVRTEREALAELALFERDPASYRTRKQQQQERASVAAGIRLDAETLTEFSEDARAKVERGELSEGHVRHTLQPYLRAWGAALGGREMRAVTLAELNAMLDGWPTARHKRIVALKAFTAWARKTGRLARKDDPTLDLAVPAATPRPVEARAFTAEKVAAFYSALRDYTFSPGHGEDAPEGAPRVTVDLQPIRDVFVIRAKCGMHGTEIERLARGEGTIRVIQNEGEIAGTLVFPHKRGGEHVVSVDAQALAAAQRLQAAGRAPDRVATSRAVARVIERNPDLRGFALEKMRHTFITLGAAGRVVTARAGGVPVELLSQVAGHTSTATTRRHYLGAHVPPMVVLPLQLVNEDDPKIPAKKGGAK